Proteins found in one Methanomicrobia archaeon genomic segment:
- a CDS encoding TrkH family potassium uptake protein encodes MFPNLRIVLKDLGSILGIVGVLMLVLLIVSGFFNELFLLDAVLLIALSTLGLGLLLRHFCRSEKEPELKHAMITAALAWLIVPAVSSLLFIFIEGMNPLDSFFEGMSGWTGTGLTMVAHPSALTHTVQFWRSLMQWVGGIGVIVLMVTILARPGTASSLLYKAEAREEKIHPSVISTVRIIWWIYLLLTAFGIALFYLAGMSAWEAINHAMTGIGTGGFSITDTSIAFYNNPQIELAIIPLMILGAIPFLVHYRVLKGDIKAFLNDMQCRALFVILLLLFIPLFLENYFTAYGSLVASFRFSAFQLISGITCTGFQTTNVRLWSGTALGIVALAMIIGGGAGSTAGGIKLIKAVIAWKGIRWSLTKTLLPRRAIKGIRFGDRFLNEDQFNRISSAANSVILLWIVFLFLGVGVLAHVVAAQYTLSEIVFEVASAQGNVGLSTGITNAGLSSIGKVMLIVNMWIGRLEIIPALMVFRSLIKGFEPL; translated from the coding sequence GTGTTTCCAAACTTGAGAATCGTGCTTAAAGATCTCGGCAGTATTCTGGGTATTGTGGGAGTTCTCATGCTCGTGCTGCTCATCGTCTCTGGCTTTTTCAATGAGCTCTTCCTCCTGGACGCCGTGCTCCTGATCGCTCTTTCTACTCTTGGCCTCGGCTTACTGCTCAGACATTTCTGCAGGAGCGAGAAAGAGCCCGAGCTGAAACACGCTATGATTACGGCAGCATTAGCGTGGCTCATTGTCCCCGCAGTTAGCTCACTCCTGTTCATCTTCATTGAAGGCATGAACCCCCTCGATTCTTTCTTCGAGGGCATGTCCGGTTGGACGGGGACGGGATTGACGATGGTCGCGCATCCTTCTGCGCTTACGCATACGGTGCAGTTCTGGCGAAGCTTGATGCAGTGGGTGGGCGGCATTGGAGTGATTGTGCTGATGGTGACGATCTTAGCGCGTCCGGGAACGGCTTCCTCTCTCCTTTACAAAGCGGAAGCGCGCGAGGAGAAGATACACCCGAGCGTTATCTCCACCGTGCGCATCATCTGGTGGATTTATCTCCTTCTCACTGCCTTCGGCATCGCGCTCTTTTATCTCGCGGGCATGAGTGCCTGGGAAGCGATAAATCACGCGATGACCGGTATTGGAACCGGTGGGTTTTCTATAACCGATACCAGCATAGCTTTTTATAACAATCCCCAGATCGAACTGGCGATCATACCCCTAATGATCCTCGGGGCCATCCCGTTTCTGGTGCATTACCGGGTATTAAAAGGGGATATAAAAGCGTTTCTGAATGATATGCAATGCCGAGCCCTTTTTGTCATACTCCTCCTGCTGTTCATCCCCCTCTTTTTGGAGAACTATTTCACCGCCTACGGTTCTCTCGTTGCCTCTTTCCGGTTCTCTGCCTTTCAACTCATCTCTGGAATCACCTGCACTGGATTCCAGACGACCAATGTGCGACTCTGGTCAGGAACTGCGCTCGGTATAGTAGCTCTCGCGATGATTATCGGTGGCGGGGCGGGCTCGACGGCCGGTGGGATTAAACTTATAAAGGCAGTAATAGCGTGGAAGGGGATTAGGTGGTCATTAACAAAAACGCTCTTACCGAGAAGGGCGATAAAAGGCATTCGATTCGGGGACAGGTTCTTAAATGAAGATCAATTCAACCGAATCTCATCAGCAGCAAATTCGGTCATCCTCCTCTGGATCGTATTCTTGTTCCTCGGTGTAGGTGTGTTAGCACACGTCGTCGCCGCCCAGTACACCTTGAGCGAAATTGTATTTGAAGTTGCTTCGGCACAGGGGAATGTGGGGCTGTCCACGGGCATCACCAACGCAGGCCTCTCGAGTATCGGGAAAGTGATGCTGATAGTGAACATGTGGATCGGTCGTCTGGAGATCATTCCGGCTTTGATGGTTTTCCGTTCGCTCATTAAGGGATTCGAGCCGCTATAA
- a CDS encoding cation-transporting P-type ATPase — translation MKIHTLSKEQVLRELNTTELGLTSKEAERRLGDFGANVIVKRKQVRRTYQFASHLVNWFAILLWIAAGLAILASRLGEDVSMANLGYAIIIVIFINGFFSFLQEYRAEKASEALKKLMPHQARVIRGGEEVQIPAKEIVPGDIVVVQEGDRVPADARVIKAVDLAVDNSTLTGESEPQPRTDLPEESDIEFANLIYSGSTVVRGNGIAAVFATGMATEFGKIAHLTQEVGEAPTPLQRELTLVIRVIASIAIGLGLIFFAAGDLIGITVWDNFLFAIGIIVACVPEGLLPTVTLSLSLATQRMAKKNALVKRLSSVETLGDATVICTDKTGTITKNEMTLEYLYTAPTGSSRISQAEPCELLLGAILCNNAKVEGNKVIGEPTEAALLRAALAVMDEVQTQWERVEELAFTPERKMMSTVNRKDDVLVLYAKGAPEIILAGCTRIAAGKNASKNLGAEDRERIKAQVSDYASRGMRVMAFAKKQLDDEYQRETLEDGLVFLGLAALWDPPREEVPRAVEKCKQAGITVILITGDSPETGRAIAKEVGIASDPVTITGRELDGMSNAELEDALRGEVLFARATPTHKLRIVRTLRDMGAIVAVTGDGVNDAPALKEADIGIAMGKAGTDVARESADMILIDDNFATIVSAIEEGRTVFDNIRSFITYIFSHLTPEIVPYLLFILLRIPLPITVIQILAIDLGTEMVPSIALGAEKPEPDVMTRSPRSRNERLLTRGSLARSYLFLGLIEAIAALTGYYFVLKSGGWSYGMSLSQVDPLYLRATSITFAAIVVAQMANGLTCRSAKESLFKIGLLTNKYLLLGIALEILLVLAIIYTPPLQHIIGTTALTLGDWLILLPFAVLLFSADEIRKLMVRTIHRSKNINP, via the coding sequence ATGAAGATTCACACCCTCTCGAAAGAGCAGGTGCTCCGAGAACTGAATACTACTGAATTGGGCTTAACGAGCAAGGAAGCAGAAAGACGGCTCGGGGATTTCGGAGCAAATGTAATCGTTAAGCGAAAACAGGTTCGCCGGACATATCAATTCGCATCCCACCTGGTGAACTGGTTCGCGATACTCCTGTGGATCGCCGCCGGACTCGCCATTCTCGCAAGCCGCCTTGGAGAGGATGTGAGCATGGCAAACCTGGGCTATGCGATAATCATAGTGATCTTCATCAACGGCTTCTTCTCCTTTCTGCAGGAATACCGTGCGGAGAAAGCTTCAGAGGCGTTAAAAAAGTTGATGCCACATCAAGCCCGCGTGATTCGAGGTGGCGAGGAAGTACAGATACCCGCAAAAGAGATCGTGCCCGGAGACATCGTGGTGGTGCAGGAAGGCGACCGTGTGCCTGCAGATGCACGAGTGATCAAAGCGGTTGACCTTGCCGTGGACAACTCTACCCTGACGGGCGAATCAGAGCCGCAACCAAGGACGGATCTTCCCGAAGAGAGCGATATCGAATTTGCTAACCTTATCTATTCCGGATCGACCGTGGTGCGGGGGAATGGTATCGCGGCAGTCTTTGCCACCGGCATGGCGACGGAATTTGGGAAGATAGCCCATCTCACGCAGGAGGTGGGAGAGGCGCCTACACCGCTTCAGCGAGAGCTTACCCTGGTGATTCGTGTCATTGCCAGTATAGCAATCGGTCTCGGCCTGATATTTTTCGCCGCCGGGGATCTCATCGGCATAACCGTCTGGGACAACTTCCTCTTTGCCATTGGTATTATCGTGGCGTGCGTTCCTGAGGGGCTGCTGCCCACAGTCACGTTATCCCTCTCCCTTGCTACTCAGCGCATGGCAAAGAAGAATGCGCTCGTAAAGAGGCTCTCATCAGTGGAGACATTGGGAGATGCGACCGTGATATGCACGGATAAAACCGGGACCATCACGAAGAACGAGATGACCCTCGAGTACCTTTACACAGCACCCACCGGCAGTAGCAGAATAAGTCAAGCGGAGCCGTGCGAATTGCTGCTCGGCGCGATCCTGTGCAACAATGCGAAAGTAGAAGGAAACAAGGTAATTGGTGAGCCGACCGAGGCGGCACTTCTGCGAGCTGCACTGGCCGTCATGGACGAGGTGCAAACTCAGTGGGAACGCGTGGAGGAACTCGCCTTCACTCCGGAACGGAAGATGATGAGCACGGTGAACCGTAAAGATGACGTACTCGTACTCTACGCGAAGGGTGCACCCGAGATCATACTTGCAGGATGCACTCGCATTGCTGCGGGGAAAAACGCCTCCAAAAACCTTGGTGCGGAGGACAGGGAGCGAATAAAAGCGCAAGTCTCGGATTATGCGAGCAGGGGCATGCGCGTGATGGCGTTTGCCAAAAAGCAGCTCGATGATGAGTACCAGCGAGAAACGCTCGAGGATGGGCTGGTGTTCCTCGGACTCGCCGCGCTCTGGGATCCGCCCCGCGAGGAAGTGCCGCGTGCGGTGGAAAAATGCAAACAGGCTGGCATCACCGTCATACTCATAACGGGCGACAGTCCGGAGACGGGAAGGGCAATCGCAAAGGAGGTGGGGATAGCAAGCGATCCCGTGACGATCACCGGCCGTGAACTGGACGGGATGAGCAATGCAGAGCTTGAAGACGCGCTCAGAGGTGAGGTGCTCTTTGCGCGAGCCACGCCGACTCATAAGCTCCGCATCGTGAGGACCTTACGGGACATGGGGGCGATCGTGGCGGTAACCGGTGACGGCGTCAATGACGCACCGGCGCTTAAAGAGGCGGATATCGGCATTGCTATGGGTAAAGCAGGAACTGATGTCGCGCGAGAATCGGCTGATATGATTCTGATAGATGATAACTTCGCCACGATTGTATCGGCAATAGAAGAAGGGCGAACCGTTTTCGATAATATTCGGAGTTTCATCACGTATATCTTCTCGCATCTTACCCCGGAGATCGTACCCTACCTCCTCTTCATACTCCTCCGTATACCACTCCCCATTACCGTGATTCAGATCCTCGCCATCGACCTCGGCACGGAGATGGTGCCCTCCATAGCTCTTGGCGCCGAGAAGCCAGAACCGGACGTGATGACACGCTCGCCACGGAGCCGCAACGAACGACTCCTCACCCGGGGCAGCCTCGCGCGGTCATATCTGTTCCTCGGGCTCATCGAGGCAATCGCAGCCCTGACCGGCTATTACTTCGTCTTAAAAAGTGGCGGATGGAGCTATGGGATGAGCCTCTCACAAGTAGATCCGCTTTACCTCAGGGCAACCTCCATCACCTTTGCGGCTATCGTGGTCGCACAGATGGCCAACGGCTTAACCTGTCGATCGGCCAAGGAATCCCTCTTTAAAATAGGACTCCTGACCAACAAATATCTGCTTCTTGGTATAGCTCTCGAGATACTCCTGGTGCTCGCCATCATCTACACCCCGCCTTTACAGCACATAATTGGCACTACGGCGCTCACTCTCGGTGATTGGCTCATTCTCCTGCCATTTGCCGTCCTTCTCTTTAGCGCGGATGAAATCAGAAAATTGATGGTACGAACAATTCACCGCTCTAAGAACATCAATCCCTGA
- a CDS encoding acetate--CoA ligase family protein produces MLDRFFNPGSIAVVGASVREGKVGNTLLKNLRAVQDRSRGQTGEEARRLYAVNPNYTQIFDAPCYPSVIQIEDPVDLAVIAVPAAAVPEVLEQCGEREIRNVVVISAGFKEAGREGAVLESELARISEKYHMNLVGPNCLGIINTHANLNATFGTVTPARGAIAFLSQSGAFALAVIDWAVVANMGFSKVVSLGNKAVLDECDFLEYLATDDDTDVVTLYLEDVRDGRRFMEVVRRVSRTKPVVVMKSGKTEAGAKAASSHTGSIAGSVAAYRTAFRQAGVVEANSIEDLFDFSRILSRVRHVDGDIAIVTNSGGPGVMAADAIEEFGLTLASFERATIEKLHALQLANFYNPVDVRGDADSGKFGNALGIVAEDKNVGGIIAILSPTASIDFEKAGNYVLELNAQKPIVPVFMSGTAVTRTVERFKKRGITNYFDPVRAVNALHAVNEYSKSRKKVYTPPPHYDVDRNAFERLCTRIDREGSRLSIGVEGFEMLETYGIPVSPYGKAETAEAALEIADRIGYPVAMKILSPDIVHKTDVGCVKLGVTSEEVERSFFEIVHRAERYTSARRIDGVLVQQMVEGGREVIVGMKRDMHFGPLLMFGLGGIYVEVFKDVSFGIAPLSKVDAQEMIETVKAYRILRGTRGEPMSDIDSLLDVLLRFSQLSTECPEILEADLNPIRVFEQGRGCCVIDVKVIRGDGGR; encoded by the coding sequence ATGCTCGATCGCTTTTTCAATCCCGGAAGTATAGCAGTAGTGGGAGCGAGTGTGAGGGAAGGAAAAGTTGGCAACACCCTCCTGAAGAACCTACGCGCAGTTCAGGATCGCTCGAGAGGGCAGACGGGAGAAGAGGCGAGAAGGCTTTATGCAGTCAATCCGAACTACACGCAGATTTTTGACGCCCCGTGCTATCCGTCGGTTATTCAAATAGAAGATCCAGTGGACCTCGCGGTTATCGCAGTTCCGGCCGCCGCGGTTCCTGAAGTCCTCGAACAGTGTGGTGAGCGGGAAATAAGAAACGTGGTGGTCATCTCCGCGGGCTTTAAGGAGGCGGGACGAGAAGGCGCAGTTCTCGAATCAGAACTTGCTCGTATAAGCGAGAAGTACCACATGAACCTCGTCGGTCCGAACTGTTTGGGTATCATAAATACGCATGCGAATTTAAATGCGACGTTCGGTACAGTGACACCTGCAAGGGGTGCGATCGCGTTCTTAAGCCAGTCAGGGGCGTTCGCACTGGCGGTTATCGACTGGGCAGTCGTGGCGAATATGGGGTTCAGCAAAGTGGTCTCTCTGGGAAACAAGGCGGTTCTTGACGAATGCGACTTCCTGGAATATCTCGCCACGGACGACGATACGGATGTGGTGACGCTGTATCTCGAGGACGTGCGCGACGGCAGGAGATTCATGGAGGTCGTGCGGCGTGTATCGAGAACGAAGCCCGTGGTCGTGATGAAGAGCGGCAAGACGGAAGCGGGAGCGAAAGCTGCTTCGAGCCACACCGGCAGCATAGCGGGCAGCGTAGCCGCGTACAGAACGGCGTTTCGTCAAGCAGGCGTGGTGGAAGCGAATTCAATCGAGGACCTGTTCGATTTTTCGCGTATCCTTTCGCGCGTTCGCCACGTAGACGGCGACATAGCGATCGTGACGAATTCCGGTGGGCCGGGCGTTATGGCTGCAGATGCAATCGAGGAGTTCGGACTTACACTCGCGTCGTTTGAGCGGGCAACGATTGAAAAACTCCACGCATTACAGCTTGCCAATTTTTATAATCCCGTAGATGTGCGCGGAGATGCGGATTCAGGCAAATTTGGAAACGCTCTCGGTATCGTTGCTGAGGATAAAAACGTGGGTGGGATAATCGCTATTCTCTCGCCAACTGCGTCAATAGACTTTGAGAAGGCTGGTAATTACGTACTGGAACTGAACGCTCAAAAACCGATTGTACCCGTGTTCATGAGCGGTACGGCGGTTACACGTACCGTGGAGCGCTTTAAAAAGCGAGGAATTACCAATTACTTCGACCCGGTACGGGCGGTGAACGCGCTTCACGCGGTCAACGAATACAGCAAAAGTCGCAAAAAAGTGTACACTCCCCCGCCGCACTACGACGTTGACAGAAACGCCTTTGAGCGGTTATGTACGCGCATAGATCGAGAAGGGTCAAGACTGAGCATCGGCGTGGAGGGCTTTGAAATGTTAGAGACGTATGGCATTCCCGTGTCGCCGTATGGCAAAGCGGAAACGGCGGAAGCAGCGCTCGAAATCGCAGACCGCATCGGCTATCCGGTAGCCATGAAGATCCTGTCACCAGATATCGTGCATAAAACGGATGTGGGTTGTGTAAAGCTGGGCGTGACGAGCGAAGAGGTTGAACGGTCCTTCTTTGAGATTGTGCACCGCGCTGAGCGGTACACGAGTGCGAGGCGAATAGATGGCGTTCTTGTTCAACAGATGGTGGAAGGCGGAAGGGAGGTGATTGTTGGTATGAAACGGGACATGCACTTCGGGCCTTTACTCATGTTCGGCCTGGGCGGGATTTACGTCGAGGTCTTCAAGGACGTCTCGTTCGGGATTGCACCACTGAGCAAGGTCGACGCGCAGGAGATGATCGAGACGGTGAAGGCGTATAGGATATTACGGGGCACACGAGGCGAGCCTATGTCCGACATCGATTCGTTACTCGACGTCTTGCTCAGGTTCTCACAGCTCAGTACGGAGTGCCCGGAGATACTCGAAGCCGATTTAAATCCCATTAGAGTCTTTGAGCAGGGCAGAGGGTGCTGTGTGATCGACGTGAAAGTAATTCGGGGAGATGGAGGGAGGTAA
- a CDS encoding phosphotransacetylase family protein — MKSLLISSIEEYSGKSALIIALGLLLREKGYTVGYFKPLGVGTTRIGDQLVDEDAYNTAMVLDTGDALGDVCPVTLNRPYVEFARSANPVELQKSVVDSYGRVADGKDIVLVESGGEYKFGKALGLCDSDVSAMLDLDILMIAKYTSDFVLDKILTARDILGERLRFIVFNQLAGYKTAYVTAINERFLQKEGIELLGTLPFSPLLAGLSVREIAEALNGEWLIKCKPGEEVIIEELLIGAMSPPAALKYFRRVRRAALITGGDRADLQNLALETGTINCLLLTGNLEPTGAILGKAEEKGVPVILVADDTFTTLEKVDEVFGKARIRGDAKIGKVKELAERFLDLDKLMDYLG; from the coding sequence ATGAAAAGCTTACTTATTTCGTCTATCGAGGAATACTCGGGAAAGAGTGCGTTGATCATAGCCCTCGGGCTGCTACTACGCGAGAAAGGCTATACCGTTGGTTACTTCAAACCGCTTGGCGTCGGCACCACTCGAATAGGCGATCAGCTCGTCGACGAAGATGCGTACAATACTGCTATGGTGCTGGACACGGGGGACGCTCTCGGGGATGTCTGCCCGGTCACGCTGAACCGGCCGTACGTGGAATTCGCTCGTTCTGCGAACCCCGTAGAATTACAGAAAAGCGTTGTGGATTCTTACGGGAGGGTAGCAGATGGTAAGGATATCGTCCTGGTGGAGAGCGGCGGCGAGTACAAATTCGGGAAAGCACTGGGGCTTTGTGACTCGGACGTATCAGCGATGCTGGATCTGGATATACTCATGATCGCGAAATACACGAGCGACTTCGTCCTTGACAAAATCCTGACTGCACGCGACATCCTTGGCGAGCGACTTCGATTCATCGTCTTCAATCAGCTCGCAGGCTATAAGACAGCGTACGTCACGGCGATTAACGAGCGGTTTTTGCAGAAGGAAGGGATAGAGCTGCTGGGTACGCTGCCTTTCAGTCCGCTCCTTGCCGGGTTATCGGTGCGTGAAATCGCGGAGGCTTTGAACGGTGAGTGGTTGATAAAATGCAAGCCGGGCGAAGAGGTGATAATCGAGGAGTTGTTGATCGGAGCGATGTCACCGCCAGCAGCCCTCAAATATTTCCGGCGTGTACGGCGTGCGGCATTGATAACCGGTGGAGATCGTGCGGATTTGCAGAACCTCGCATTGGAGACGGGCACGATAAACTGCCTTCTCCTGACCGGCAATTTAGAACCCACCGGGGCGATACTGGGAAAGGCGGAAGAAAAAGGAGTTCCGGTCATTCTGGTTGCGGACGATACGTTCACCACGCTGGAGAAAGTGGACGAAGTGTTCGGAAAGGCGCGAATACGTGGCGACGCGAAGATAGGGAAGGTGAAAGAACTTGCCGAGCGGTTCCTGGATCTCGACAAGTTGATGGACTATCTCGGCTGA
- a CDS encoding winged helix-turn-helix transcriptional regulator → MKLEEELVKEAHVLLHPIRFKIVELLVEKPMHINAISKALGEERRLVSYHLLALEESGFVNSKYEISENPKSKGKAIRKYWVTKKVDEVITKIKKNL, encoded by the coding sequence ATGAAACTCGAAGAGGAGTTAGTAAAGGAAGCGCATGTGCTACTGCACCCGATACGATTTAAGATCGTGGAATTGCTGGTAGAAAAGCCGATGCACATCAATGCGATAAGTAAAGCGCTGGGCGAAGAGCGGCGACTCGTTTCTTACCATCTGCTTGCTTTAGAGGAAAGCGGCTTCGTGAACAGTAAGTACGAGATCTCGGAAAATCCGAAGTCGAAGGGAAAGGCGATAAGGAAGTATTGGGTGACGAAGAAAGTGGACGAAGTGATCACGAAGATAAAGAAAAATCTTTGA
- a CDS encoding methanogenesis marker 3 protein: MKVIFNGEPREVKSTRLGDIIKELDGAYKPGCIIAVVAEKKGGELKNEFALQTTKGEARIKITGKKKTEALSLFLEIHKNFQQDVYGKIGWLSEDVTAIGPFGSSLNVERSVHAYKKWDVFFGFGGFDPGMTYLMISRREHEAAYGTGADAVIGRLTRGRSIIAALGETDRIESITPIVTEAERIGFVTTDLNTTIKDGQEIFTYMKIRLSQDAPMSSEHFLSLARDNIFHVDDRTHTYIATDTMRGLSLPPEPIQYRSKYYLTARNKGVNKGRVYAYKGSRLPNPSHNVFGEIVQGGDLIDHAKKGNMIYTMTEPKWMMIVGRTQKDAEEFFEQWDIEQVREGNTDDDAIVVDQVPALTMEIMEHGTVRTVGVEEEVVFDVKIYHEEAPQTVWYFKKVSGLINRPIGHLKVHFTVPGMLVLFEGNANEAGTLVPENVPKKEVKKGVLGVTNMSRSNKGMMGIRLEKNKEYGPTGETFGGANIVLSIQDLTPSTMSFLSKLKEGDVIYVKEKQ, from the coding sequence ATGAAAGTTATATTTAACGGTGAGCCCCGAGAAGTCAAAAGTACGCGGTTGGGGGATATTATCAAGGAGTTAGACGGCGCATACAAACCCGGCTGTATAATCGCGGTCGTCGCGGAGAAGAAGGGCGGGGAATTGAAGAACGAATTTGCCTTGCAAACGACAAAAGGCGAGGCACGAATAAAGATCACGGGAAAAAAAAAGACCGAGGCTTTGTCCTTATTTCTTGAGATTCATAAAAACTTTCAGCAGGATGTGTACGGAAAGATAGGCTGGCTAAGCGAGGATGTAACCGCTATTGGGCCTTTTGGATCGAGTCTAAACGTAGAACGGAGTGTGCATGCTTATAAGAAATGGGATGTGTTCTTTGGCTTTGGTGGTTTTGATCCTGGCATGACCTATCTCATGATAAGCAGGCGAGAGCATGAGGCTGCTTATGGTACCGGCGCTGATGCCGTTATTGGTAGATTAACGCGAGGGAGAAGCATTATTGCTGCGTTAGGCGAAACGGATAGGATCGAGTCGATAACGCCGATCGTAACAGAGGCGGAGCGGATCGGTTTCGTCACTACTGACTTGAATACCACGATAAAAGACGGCCAGGAGATATTCACCTATATGAAGATACGACTCTCACAAGACGCACCGATGTCAAGTGAACATTTCCTATCGCTCGCACGGGACAATATTTTCCACGTTGACGATCGTACGCACACGTATATTGCTACTGATACTATGAGAGGGTTGAGTTTGCCTCCTGAGCCCATTCAGTATCGTTCGAAGTATTACCTCACTGCAAGAAATAAAGGCGTTAATAAGGGGCGAGTCTACGCGTATAAAGGCAGCCGATTGCCCAACCCGTCTCATAACGTCTTTGGCGAGATCGTTCAGGGCGGAGACCTGATAGACCATGCAAAAAAGGGGAATATGATTTATACGATGACCGAGCCGAAGTGGATGATGATCGTGGGGCGAACACAGAAGGATGCCGAGGAGTTCTTCGAGCAGTGGGATATCGAGCAGGTACGAGAAGGGAATACGGATGATGACGCGATCGTTGTGGACCAGGTACCGGCATTGACAATGGAGATTATGGAACACGGGACTGTAAGGACCGTGGGTGTAGAAGAAGAGGTCGTATTTGACGTGAAGATCTACCATGAAGAAGCGCCTCAGACCGTGTGGTATTTCAAGAAGGTTAGCGGGCTGATTAACCGGCCGATTGGGCATTTAAAAGTGCATTTCACGGTTCCCGGAATGCTGGTTCTCTTTGAAGGGAACGCTAATGAGGCTGGAACGCTCGTCCCCGAGAACGTGCCAAAGAAGGAAGTTAAAAAGGGTGTGCTTGGCGTTACTAACATGTCTCGATCGAACAAAGGGATGATGGGGATACGACTGGAGAAGAATAAAGAATACGGACCTACCGGTGAAACCTTCGGTGGTGCCAATATCGTCCTCTCGATTCAGGACCTCACACCGTCTACGATGTCTTTTCTCAGCAAGCTCAAAGAAGGGGATGTTATTTACGTGAAAGAGAAGCAGTAA
- a CDS encoding winged helix-turn-helix transcriptional regulator, whose protein sequence is MNIEDRLVKEAHLLLHPTRYRIAELLAEKPRHINELIAALGEDRRLVSYHLLTLEEHGFVSSKFDFPQEPRANRKAGKKYGVTDKGRISYQFLILEEEGLLGDDREISQLQGLKGKVMRKYSVTEKAEEALSELKNRA, encoded by the coding sequence ATGAATATCGAGGATAGGCTAGTGAAGGAAGCGCACCTTCTTTTGCATCCAACGAGATATAGGATTGCGGAACTGCTTGCTGAGAAACCGAGGCATATAAATGAGTTAATTGCGGCGCTTGGTGAAGACAGGCGACTCGTTTCTTATCATCTCCTTACACTAGAGGAACATGGCTTCGTGAGCAGTAAATTCGACTTCCCTCAGGAGCCGAGAGCAAACCGAAAAGCGGGAAAGAAATATGGCGTGACGGACAAAGGCCGCATTTCATATCAGTTCCTTATTCTGGAAGAGGAAGGTCTTTTGGGTGATGACCGCGAGATATCCCAACTGCAGGGATTAAAGGGAAAAGTGATGAGGAAATACAGTGTGACCGAGAAGGCGGAAGAGGCGCTTTCAGAGCTTAAGAACAGGGCTTAA
- a CDS encoding universal stress protein has protein sequence MVRGDTSYRKIVSAVDGSFHSELAARHAIAIATSCGSELIVLAVDTGEVEREDLSAAVERVCHQAGGCGIHPSGAVRSGEVVKTILDAVTGEHADLVVAATRRGDHRFFVRSITQKLMLKAPCSVLAVKPAGIAKRGKSMLVPVAHRENNPGERILLTSSLAAYYHYQVELLHVVERQHWYYLPTEKLQKLRRYGEGNMMPVTKALKEKGVPVEMRAVVASSSTTAILKEAAIGRHTLVLVGASRRGVLKQVVAGNPIEELLSHILCDVLVWRPQP, from the coding sequence ATGGTAAGGGGGGATACATCATATCGGAAAATAGTATCCGCGGTGGATGGCTCGTTCCATTCCGAACTCGCAGCTCGCCATGCCATAGCCATCGCCACCTCATGCGGGAGTGAATTGATCGTCCTTGCGGTTGATACCGGCGAGGTGGAGCGGGAGGATTTATCCGCTGCCGTGGAACGCGTCTGCCACCAGGCAGGGGGCTGTGGTATCCACCCGAGCGGCGCGGTTCGAAGCGGGGAAGTTGTAAAAACCATACTCGACGCGGTTACCGGAGAACATGCCGACCTGGTAGTCGCAGCTACCCGCAGGGGAGATCATCGCTTCTTTGTGCGGAGCATCACTCAGAAGCTCATGCTCAAAGCGCCGTGCTCCGTCCTCGCCGTGAAACCCGCAGGAATAGCGAAGAGGGGGAAGAGCATGCTCGTACCCGTTGCGCACAGAGAAAACAACCCCGGCGAACGGATACTGCTCACCTCGAGCCTTGCTGCCTATTACCACTATCAGGTCGAGCTCCTGCATGTGGTCGAGCGCCAGCACTGGTATTACCTCCCTACAGAAAAGCTCCAGAAACTCCGCCGTTATGGCGAGGGGAATATGATGCCAGTGACAAAGGCACTGAAGGAAAAAGGTGTCCCGGTTGAGATGCGCGCCGTAGTGGCGTCCAGTAGCACCACGGCCATTCTCAAGGAAGCGGCGATCGGAAGACACACGCTTGTGCTCGTGGGAGCAAGTCGAAGGGGGGTCTTAAAACAGGTAGTAGCCGGTAATCCAATCGAAGAACTGTTATCCCACATACTCTGTGACGTCTTAGTCTGGAGACCACAACCATGA